The following coding sequences lie in one Ostrea edulis chromosome 8, xbOstEdul1.1, whole genome shotgun sequence genomic window:
- the LOC125662805 gene encoding uncharacterized protein LOC125662805, with translation MEEYNESLPEEFPVWSSPFRHHKSDDDRSSPENSKTQSSPVKTPVIHADTRLHVENDSVENHSFVNQRREVASILYSGDTTACSIDSASNANISKTSFIKPGVNVEQLVKATHSNGNKNVKLSGTSTQLCNDQTEYEQDEYDYVIECEQDEYDYRRECEQDEYDYGRECEQDEYDYGRECEQDEYDYGREYEQDEYDYGRECEQDEYDYGRECEQEEYFHGTEYEQDEYDYGTEIEQEQYLHETEYEQDEYDYGTEIEQEQYLHETEYEQDEYDYGTAIERDEFLYGIEYEQDEYDYGTEIEQEQYLHETEYEQDEYDYGTEIEQEQYLHETEYEQDEYDYGTEIEQEQYFHETEYEQDEYDYGTEIERDEFLYGTEYEQDEYDYGIQYEQDEYDYGAQYEQDEYLNGTGECLYETEGEQDEYVYRILRLKETYAGGLHPKNIFSKISIEKHVAEGSKGIESKYISCSKTLYGVKRLGGITNKSSMVRGVVKINITKLRELSSEIQIIDLTDTSIRKKHIDPGSKAWGYAERFEEVLLSPTSHIPPDCVKYIGKIQHRRFTPINGM, from the coding sequence ATGGAGGAATACAACGAATCATTACCAGAGGAATTCCCGGTTTGGTCATCACCATTCAGACACCATAAGTCTGACGACGATAGGTCTTCTCCAGAAAATTCCAAAACACAATCCTCACCAGTTAAGACCCCAGTAATCCACGCCGATACAAGATTACACGTTGAGAACGATTCTGTAGAAAATCATTCTTTTGTCAACCAGAGGAGAGAGGTTGCATCAATACTTTATTCTGGAGATACCACAGCATGTTCAATAGATAGTGCATCGAATGCAAATATATCAAAGACATCTTTTATAAAACCTGGAGTAAATGTTGAACAGCTAGTAAAGGCAACGCATAGCAACGGTAACAAGAATGTGAAACTTTCTGGTACGTCGACACAGCTTTGCAATGATCAAACAGAGTACGAACAAGATGAATATGATTATGTAATAGAGTGTGAACAAGATGAATATGATTACAGAAGAGAGTGTGAACAAGATGAATATGATTATGGAAGAGAGTGTGAACAAGATGAATATGATTATGGAAGAGAGTGTGAACAAGATGAATATGATTATGGAAGAGAGTATGAACAAGATGAATATGATTATGGAAGAGAGTGCGAACAAGATGAATATGATTATGGAAGAGAGTGCGAACAAGAAGAATATTTTCATGGAACAGAGTATGAACAAGATGAATATGATTATGGAACAGAGATTGAACAAGAACAATATCTTCATGAAACAGAGTATGAACAAGATGAATATGATTATGGAACAGAAATTGAACAAGAACAATATCTTCATGAAACAGAGTATGAACAAGATGAATATGATTATGGAACAGCGATTGAACGAGATGAATTTCTTTATGGAATAGAGTATGAACAAGATGAATATGATTATGGAACAGAGATTGAACAAGAACAATATCTTCATGAAACAGAGTATGAACAAGATGAATATGATTATGGAACAGAGATTGAACAAGAACAATATCTTCATGAAACAGAGTATGAACAAGATGAATATGATTATGGAACAGAGATTGAACAAGAACAATATTTTCACGAAACAGAGTATGAACAAGATGAATATGATTATGGAACAGAGATTGAACGAGATGAATTTCTTTATGGAACAGAGTATGAACAAGATGAATATGATTATGGAATACAGTATGAACAAGATGAATATGATTATGGAGCACAGTACGAACAAGATGAATATCTTAATGGAACAGGCGAATGTCTTTATGAAACAGAGGGGGAACAAGATGAATATGTGTATAGAATACTTCGTCTTAAAGAAACCTATGCGGGGGGTCTTCATccgaaaaatatattttccaaaattagCATAGAGAAACATGTTGCAGAAGGAAGCAAAGGCATTGAATCCAAGTATATTTCCTGCAGTAAAACACTTTATGGCGTTAAAAGACTCGGGGGAATTACAAACAAATCCAGTATGGTACGTGGTGTTGTAAAAATTAATATCACAAAACTTAGAGAGCTTAGCAGTGAGATTCAAATTATAGATTTGACTGATACCAGCATTCGAAAAAAACATATTGATCCTGGTTCAAAGGCATGGGGATATGCTGAAAGGTTTGAGGAAGTGCTTCTAAGTCCCACTTCACATATTCCTCCAGATTGTGTTAAATATATTGGCAAAATTCAACATAGAAGATTTACACCAATCAATGGTATGTAA